In Patagioenas fasciata isolate bPatFas1 chromosome 2, bPatFas1.hap1, whole genome shotgun sequence, a single window of DNA contains:
- the ANKRD29 gene encoding ankyrin repeat domain-containing protein 29 isoform X2 yields the protein MVASYYGHIDCVRELVLQGADINLQRESGATSLFFAAQQGHNDVVKFLFEFGASTEFKNKDGGTALLAACQYGHAKVVETLLKHGANIHDQLYDGASAIFLAAQGGYLDVIRLLLSSGAKVNQPRQDGTAPLWIASQMGHSEVVRVMLLRGAERDAARDDGTTALLKAAIKGYNNVIEELLKFSPTLGLLKNGTSALHAAVLSGNARTVALLLEAGADPCLRNKANELPAELTKNERILRLLRMKEKQRKS from the exons ATGGTAGCGTCTTACTATGGCCACATAGATTGTGTACGGGAATTGGTGTTGCAAGGAGCAGATATCAATCTGCAGAGAGAG TCAGGTGCAACTTCTCTGTTCTTTGCTGCACAGCAAGGCCACAATGATGTAGTGAAGTTTCTCTTCGAATTTGGAGCCTCCACTGAATTTAAGAATAAA GATGGAGGTACTGCTCTTCTAGCTGCTTGTCAATATGGGCATGCAAAAGTAGTGGAAACTCTGTTGAAGCACGGCGCCAACATTCATGATCAACTTTAT GATGGAGCTTCTGCAATTTTCCTGGCAGCACAAGGAGGCTATCTGGATGTCATCCGACTGCTGCTTTCATCAGGAGCAAAGGTTAACCAGCCACGGCAG GATGGTACGGCTCCCCTGTGGATTGCATCGCAGATGGGTCACAGTGAAGTGGTGCGAGTAATGCTGCTCCGGGGAGCTGAGCGAGACGCTGCACGGGAT GATGGTACAACTGCTTTACTGAAGGCTGCCATTAAAGGGTACAACAATGTGATAGAGGAGTTGCTGAAATTCTCTCCCACGCTTGGCCTGCTGAAG AATGGGACCTCTGCTCTCCACGCAGCCGTCCTGAGCGGCAACGCGAGGACAGTGGCACTGCTTCTTGAAGCTGGAGCTGACCCGTGCCTGAGGAACAAG GCAAATGAATTGCCAGCAGAACTAACAAAAAATGAACGCATCCTCCGACTTCTCCGcatgaaggaaaagcaaaggaaaagctaA
- the ANKRD29 gene encoding ankyrin repeat domain-containing protein 29 isoform X1, with product MCRMSFKKETPLANAAFWAARKGNLALLQLLLNSGRVDVDCKDSLGTTALMVASYYGHIDCVRELVLQGADINLQRESGATSLFFAAQQGHNDVVKFLFEFGASTEFKNKDGGTALLAACQYGHAKVVETLLKHGANIHDQLYDGASAIFLAAQGGYLDVIRLLLSSGAKVNQPRQDGTAPLWIASQMGHSEVVRVMLLRGAERDAARDDGTTALLKAAIKGYNNVIEELLKFSPTLGLLKNGTSALHAAVLSGNARTVALLLEAGADPCLRNKANELPAELTKNERILRLLRMKEKQRKS from the exons ATGTGCAGGATGTCGTTCAAG aAAGAAACACCACTCGCCAATGCTGCATTTTGGGCTGCAAGAAAAGGAAACCTGgctcttctccagctgctgctgaacagTGGGCGAGTAGATGTGGACTGCAAAGACAGT CTTGGCACAACAGCTTTGATGGTAGCGTCTTACTATGGCCACATAGATTGTGTACGGGAATTGGTGTTGCAAGGAGCAGATATCAATCTGCAGAGAGAG TCAGGTGCAACTTCTCTGTTCTTTGCTGCACAGCAAGGCCACAATGATGTAGTGAAGTTTCTCTTCGAATTTGGAGCCTCCACTGAATTTAAGAATAAA GATGGAGGTACTGCTCTTCTAGCTGCTTGTCAATATGGGCATGCAAAAGTAGTGGAAACTCTGTTGAAGCACGGCGCCAACATTCATGATCAACTTTAT GATGGAGCTTCTGCAATTTTCCTGGCAGCACAAGGAGGCTATCTGGATGTCATCCGACTGCTGCTTTCATCAGGAGCAAAGGTTAACCAGCCACGGCAG GATGGTACGGCTCCCCTGTGGATTGCATCGCAGATGGGTCACAGTGAAGTGGTGCGAGTAATGCTGCTCCGGGGAGCTGAGCGAGACGCTGCACGGGAT GATGGTACAACTGCTTTACTGAAGGCTGCCATTAAAGGGTACAACAATGTGATAGAGGAGTTGCTGAAATTCTCTCCCACGCTTGGCCTGCTGAAG AATGGGACCTCTGCTCTCCACGCAGCCGTCCTGAGCGGCAACGCGAGGACAGTGGCACTGCTTCTTGAAGCTGGAGCTGACCCGTGCCTGAGGAACAAG GCAAATGAATTGCCAGCAGAACTAACAAAAAATGAACGCATCCTCCGACTTCTCCGcatgaaggaaaagcaaaggaaaagctaA